The following are from one region of the Dreissena polymorpha isolate Duluth1 chromosome 2, UMN_Dpol_1.0, whole genome shotgun sequence genome:
- the LOC127869601 gene encoding solute carrier organic anion transporter family member 2A1-like, translating to MIAKSSPNSRTVFVTRSLWTLTVSQVSIIEKAFGLSSSETGWLFTIWEIGYVICTVFASYFGPRVHQTRAIGFFNIVCGLSAFLFALPHFVAFKDGVEYINGHNRSTGLKTDDFNADKLCAPHQNTSALDKDMSDGFGQKKVSAQSNKVLAFALFNVAMILQGVGKAPCYPYSAQYVDDNVDQAKTGFYIETPLSSKDPRYIGAWWLGFIILGVATLAISVPMFFFPRRLGHDKTDQMQKVAASASSHREVGTLKAELKYVAVTLLSIGKSIVYVFTLIAACFNVLSVSIFLGFEPKYMETQFSVPSSTASIFVGVMSIAALSIGTLLGGVVTRRGNTTPFRLILTIIGLWVTVTMLLAVAMVLGCGSQTVFNPLNNDTLAAALPCSCNHTEFLPICSEGVSYFSPCHAGCTNTSAGAFSACTLIPSGSAVGGLCGNSCGMLWPYSVVKFVLNLVDAIASIPIFLVFLRSAGEERKALALGVSAAVISLGAWLPGPVIGGKLIDSSCLFWNTASTSARFCAHYDIADQRYKLYGTMIGMRLVGVLISLVSLVSARKLKSWGHQSAQEDKNMEELVVQHNLRAEI from the exons ATGATCGCAAAGTCATCACCCAACTCTCGAACCGTGTTTGTTACCAGGTCTCTGTGGACGTTGACCGTTAGTCAAGTAAGCATCATCGAGAAGGCGTTCGGTCTCAGCAGCTCGGAGACGGGGTGGCTCTTCACCATATGGGAGATCGGATACGTCATCTGCACCGTGTTCGCCAGCTACTTCGGACCCAGGGTGCATCAAACCAGAGCTATTGGGTTCTTTAATATCGTGTGCGGACTTTCGGCATTCCTCTTTGCCTTGCCGCACTTCGTCGCGTTTAAGGACGGAGTCGAGTACATAAACGGTCATAATAGAAGCACTGGCCTGAAAACTGACGACTTCAATGCGGATAAGTTATGCGCACCACACCAGAACACTTCTGCGCTTGACAAGGACATGAGTGACGGGTTCGGCCAGAAGAAGGTGTCCGCGCAGTCGAACAAGGTTCTTGCGTTCGCGCTGTTCAACGTTGCGATGATCCTGCAAGGCGTTGGCAAGGCGCCCTGTTACCCGTACTCGGCTCAATACGTGGATGATAATGTCGACCAGGCGAAAACTGGATTCTACATAG AGACGCCGCTGTCCTCGAAAGACCCGAGGTACATTGGCGCATGGTGGCTGGGCTTTATCATCCTTGGCGTGGCGACTTTGGCTATTTCTGTGCCAATGTTCTTCTTTCCGAGGCGTCTGGGACACGACAAAACCGATCAGATGCAGAAAGTTGCAGCGTCCGCCAGCAGTCATCGTGAAGTCGGGACTTTGAAGGCTGAACTTAAAT ATGTTGCCGTGACGTTGTTGTCCATCGGAAAGTCAATCGTGTACGTTTTCACCTTGATTGCCGCATGCTTCAATGTCCTGTCAGTGTCCATTTTTCTGGGCTTCGAACCAAAATACATGGAGACACAGTTCAGCGTCCCGTCTTCGACAGCCAGCATTTTTGTTG GTGTTATGAGCATTGCCGCCTTAAGCATTGGCACCTTGCTAGGTGGAGTGGTCACCCGCCGGGGTAACACGACGCCGTTCCGACTGATCCTCACGATCATCGGCCTctgggtcactgtgaccatgcTTCTAGCTGTTGCCATGGTACTGGGGTGTGGCAGCCAGACGGTCTTTAACCCGCTAAACAACGACAC GTTGGCCGCTGCACTGCCGTGTTCATGCAACCACACCGAGTTCTTACCGATCTGCAGCGAGGGGGTCAGTTACTTCTCCCCGTGCCATGCTGGCTGCACAAACACGTCCGCCGGG GCGTTTTCTGCATGCACATTGATCCCCAGCGGGTCGGCCGTCGGTGGTTTGTGCGGGAACAGTTGCGGAATGCTGTGGCCCTACTCCGTGGTCAAGTTCGTCTTGAACCTCGTAGATGCGATCGCGTCAATCCCTATATTCCTCGTGTTCTTGAG ATCTGCCGGTGAAGAACGGAAGGCGCTGGCCCTTGGGGTGAGCGCGGCTGTCATCTCGCTGGGAG CATGGCTGCCCGGACCGGTGATAGGCGGCAAGTTGATTGACAGCTCGTGTTTGTTTTGGAACACCGCCTCCACATCCGCTCGTTTCTGTGCTCACTACGACATTGCAGACCAGCGATACAAGCTATACGGCACCATGATTG GTATGAGATTGGTCGGTGTTCTAATCTCGCTTGTGTCACTGGTGAGTGCCCGGAAACTCAAGTCGTGGGGCCACCAATCCGCGCAAGAAGATAAGAACATGGAAGAACTCGTGGTTCAacacaacctccgcgcagagatttga